A section of the Telopea speciosissima isolate NSW1024214 ecotype Mountain lineage chromosome 3, Tspe_v1, whole genome shotgun sequence genome encodes:
- the LOC122653694 gene encoding pentatricopeptide repeat-containing protein At1g04840-like, with translation MRAVSFLSKAKTATAKTITSRATALYAQSSSETHANCDFRPSENHYISLVHACRTTAQLKQIHAQLFVHNLSQSSRVITQLISTCSLFKSMEYAVSVFRHFHDPNSFIFNALIRGLCESSQYQSSIEHFILMLRFNVQPDRLTFPFVLKAVASLVADGLGGLLHAQTIKYGLELDSFVRISIVDMYVKLRSLDSALQLFGETPERNKLESILLWNILINGCSRTGDLRKARELFDTMPERNTGSWNSMINGFIKQGDLEQARVFFDRMPDKNVISWTTMISGLSEKGNHELALDLFNRMLREGGRPNDLTIASALSACSKIGALEAGVRIHEYVSRHGFQLNRTVGTALVDMYAKCGKIDCASRVFDETVEKDLLTWSAMVSGWAIHGCSEQALQCFEAMKSTGIHLDEVAFLAVLTACSHSGLVDQGLSIFNSMRHDYFIEPNVKHYTCMVDLYGRASRLEEALSFIRSMPIEPDFVIWGALFCACRLHKNIKMAELASERLLQMEPKHPGSYVFLSNIYAGVGRWEDVERVRITMKNKGIEKPPGWSYIEVAGRVHSFVAGDRAHDCAGEIYAKLEELSARAKAQGYMPNTESVLHNIEEEEKEVAMGSHSEKLALAYGLISTPLGTALRIVKNLKVCGDCHSMMKFASEMSQREIILRDIKRFHHFKEGVCSCGDYW, from the exons ATGAGAGCCGTTTCCTTCCTCTCCAAAGCGAAAACTGCCACCGCCAAAACTATTACTTCCCGGGCGACAGCTCTCTATGCTCAATCCTCATCAGAAACCCATGCCAATTGCGATTTCCGTCCATCGGAAAACCACTACATTTCTCTTGTCCACGCCTGTAGAACCACTGCACAACTCAAACAAATCCACGCGCAGCTGTTCGTTCATAACCTTTCACAAAGCAGTCGGGTCATAACCCAGCTGATTTCGACTTGTTCTCTGTTTAAATCCATGGAGTATGCAGTCTCGGTTTTCCGCCATTTTCATGATCCCAACTCATTTATCTTCAATGCATTGATCCGAGGCCTGTGTGAAAGTTCCCAATATCAGAGCTCAATTGAGCATTTTATTCTCATGTTACGCTTTAATGTACAACCTGATAGGCTCACCTTCCCCTTTGTTCTCAAAGCGGTTGCATCACTGGTTGCAGATGGACTCGGTGGTCTGCTCCATGCACAGACGATTAAGTATGGCCTTGAGCTTGATTCCTTTGTTCGCATTTCAATAGTTGATATGTATGTGAAACTCCGTTCATTGGACTCTGCATTACAATTGTTTGGTGAAACTCCTGAGAGAAATAAGCTTGAAAGCATACTCCTGTGGAATATTCTGATTAATGGGTGTAGTAGAACTGGGGACTTGAGAAAAGCAAGGGAACTCTTCGATACAATGCCTGAGAGGAATACTGGTTCTTGGAATTCTATGATAAATGGGTTCATAAAACAAGGAGATCTGGAGCAGGCAAGGGTATTTTTTGATCGGATGCCAGACAAGAATGTAATTTCCTGGACGACCATGATATCTGGGTTGTCAGAAAAGGGTAACCATGAACTGGCTTTGGACCTGTTTAATAGGATGCTGCGAGAGGGTGGGAGGCCTAACGACCTTACTATTGCCTCTGCACTCTCAGCTTGTTCGAAAATTGGTGCTTTAGAAGCTGGAGTTCGAATACATGAGTATGTTTCAAGACATGGTTTTCAGTTAAACCGAACAGTGGGGACTGCTTTGGTGGATATGTATGCAAAATGTGGTAAAATTGACTGTGCCAGTCGTGTTTTTGACGAGACAGTAGAGAAGGACCTTCTCACTTGGAGTGCTATGGTTTCAGGATGGGCAATTCACGGATGCTCCGAGCAAGCTCTTCAATGCTTTGAGGCGATGAAATCCACAG GAATTCATCTCGACGAGGTTGCTTTTCTGGCTGTCTTAACTGCATGCTCCCACTCCGGATTGGTGGATCAAGGGCTAAGTATTTTCAATAGCATGAGACATGATTACTTCATAGAACCGAATGTGAAGCATTACACATGCATGGTGGATTTATATGGTCGGGCAAGTCGGCTAGAAGAGGCTCTTAGTTTCATTAGGAGCATGCCAATTGAGCCCGACTTCGTGATATGGGGAGCACTCTTTTGTGCATGTAGGCTTCACAAGAACATAAAAATGGCAGAATTAGCATCAGAGAGGCTCCTGCAAATGGAACCTAAGCATCCAGGGAGCTATGTCTTCTTGTCCAACATTTATGCAGGGGTCGGGAGATGGGAAGATGTGGAGAGAGTGAGAATCACAATGAAGAATAAGGGTATTGAAAAACCCCCTGGGTGGAGTTACATCGAAGTGGCAGGTCGAGTGCATAGTTTTGTTGCAGGTGACAGGGCTCATGACTGTGCTGGAGAAATTTATGCTAAGCTAGAGGAGCTATCAGCTAGAGCAAAAGCACAAGGGTATATGCCCAATACTGAGTCAGTACTTCATAAcattgaggaagaagagaaagaagttgCAATGGGAAGTCATAGTGAGAAGTTGGCACTTGCCTATGGGCTTATTAGCACTCCTCTTGGGACGGCCCTCAGGATTGTGAAGAACCTAAAAGTATGTGGGGATTGCCACTCTATGATGAAATTTGCAAGTGAGATGAGCCAAAGGGAGATCATACTAAGAGATATAAAGCGTTTTCATCATTTCAAAGAAGGGGTGTGCAGTTGTGGAGATTACTGGTGA